TTTTCAGCTGTCATCTCTTTCTGCCTCCCGGGGACTGTGCAggttcccaccccccacccccggcctggcCACGCAGTCCCGGACATCACACTGCTCTGGACGGTCCCCGTGCCGGGGCAGCCAGCGCTGAGCCGTGGGGCCTCCCTGTCCCTCTGGCTCCGCTCTAATCCGCGCTCCACCACCTGGCCCCATGCACTGCGGTGGCCGCAGTAGGGTGGAGCATTTACCCCTCCTGAAGCAGAGCAGCCGGTGGCTTCACCCTCGTTTCATGTCACGTGCAAACTTGGGGGGTTTTGTGGGAAGCCATCTGAGGGCCTGGTGTGGACATggtattaccaccaccaccaccaatcacCATGTCCATCATCACCAGCACCGCTTCTGCCACTACCTAACCACGACCTCATCATCACCACCCAGACCACCAAAACACCGACACCACACCGTCAACACCAACACCAATACCACAacacaccaccagcaccaccaacaccaccatgtCATCATCTTCATCACCACCAGCACCGCTTCTACCACTACCTAACCACGACCTCATCATTACCACCCAGACCACCAAAACACTGACACCACACCGTCAACACCAACACCAATACCACAacacaccaccagcaccaccaccaccaccaatcacCATGTCCATCACCACCAGCACCGCTTCTGCCACTACCTAACCACGACCTCATCATCACCACCCAGACCACCAAAACACCGACACCACACCATCAATACCAACACCAATACCACAacacaccaccagcaccaccaacaccaccatccCGGCAACAGGACCGTCACCACAAACAGGCAAACCAGTGCCGGAGCCAAACAGCTCCCCCATCGTTCTCATAGGCCAACCCGGGCCCCATGGCCGCCTGTACCTCTAACACCCCCCCCATACCATCACGTCACCCACGCCGGCGCGCGCCACCCGTCCAGGTTGGTGATGTCATACCAGTCATCATTAGCTGGGCGAGCTCATGGCGTTCCTCGGCCATTCTCTTTGAACACCGTGCTTTCACTCAGAACCGGGGGCCCAGCCGTGGTGTCCTCCATGACTGCACGGCCCCAGGAACCACGGCGCCATGCGGAGAGGAAGCCTCTCGCCCTAGGAGCAGGGGCGGaggtgtgcacgcgtgcacacgggGGCTGTGAGAGGTCAGGAGTGAGGGAAGACATTTGAAGGAGGAAAAGGGcctgcggccccgccccgcaTGACGGCCACGTCCCCCATGACGGCCATGTCCCCCATGACGGCCACGTCCCCCAAGACGGCCCCACCCCGCACGACGGCCACGTCCCCCATGACGGCCCCGCCCCGCACTACGGCCATGTCCCCCATGACGGCCCCGCCCCGCACGACGGCCACATGACGGCCCCGCCCCGCATGACGGCCCCGCCCCGCATGACGGCCCCGCCCCGCATGACGGCCACGTCCCCCatggcggccccgccccgcatgACGGCCCCCGCCCCGCATGACGGCCACGTCCCCCATGGCGGCCCCGCCCCGTACGACGGCCCCGCCCCGCATGACGGCCACACCCCGCATGACGGCCCCGCCCCGTACGACGGCCCCGCCCCGCATGACGGCCCTGTCCCCCATGACGGCCCCGCCCCGCACGACGGCCACGTCCCCCATGACGGCCCCGCCCCACACGACGGCCCCGCCCCGCACGACGGCCCCGCCCCGCACGACGGCCATGTCCCCCATGACGGCCCCGCCCCGTACGACGGCCACGTCCCCATGACGGCCCCGCCCCGCACGACGGCCCCGCCCCGCACGACGGCCATGTCCCCCATGACGGCCCCGCCCCGTACGACGGCCCCGCCCCGCATGACGGCCACGCCCCGTACAACGGCCCCGCCCCGCATGACGGCCCCGCCCTGCACGACGGCCACGTCCCCCATGACGGCCCCGCCCCGCATGACGGCCCTGCCCCGCATGACGGCCTCGCCCCGCATGACGGCCCCGCCCTGCACGACGGCCACGTCCCCCATGACGGCCCCGCCCCGCATGACGGCCCTGCCCCGCATGACGGCCTCGCCCCGCATGACGGCCCCGCCCCGCATGACGGCCACGTCCCCCATGACGGCCCCACCCCGCATGACGGCCCCGCCCCGCATGACGGCCCTGTCCCCCATGACGGCCCCGCCCCGCATGACGGCCACGTCCCCCATGACGGCCCCACCCCGCATGACGGCCCTGTCCCCCATGACGGCCCCGCCCCGCATGACGGCCCCGTCCCCCATGACGGCCCCGCCCCGCACGACGGCCTCGCCCCGCATGACGGCCCTGTCCCCCATGACGGCCCCGCCCCGCATGAAGGCCCCGCCCCGCATGACGGCCACGTCCCCCATGACGGCCCCACCCCGCATGACGGCCCCGTCCCCCATGACGGCCCTGTC
The nucleotide sequence above comes from Perognathus longimembris pacificus isolate PPM17 chromosome 9, ASM2315922v1, whole genome shotgun sequence. Encoded proteins:
- the LOC125357604 gene encoding vegetative cell wall protein gp1-like produces the protein MTAPPRMTAPPRMTAPPRMTATSPMAAPPRMTAPAPHDGHVPHGGPAPYDGPAPHDGHTPHDGPAPYDGPAPHDGPVPHDGPAPHDGHVPHDGPAPHDGPAPHDGPAPHDGHVPHDGPAPYDGHVPMTAPPRTTAPPRTTAMSPMTAPPRTTAPPRMTATPRTTAPPRMTAPPCTTATSPMTAPPRMTALPRMTASPRMTAPPCTTATSPMTAPPRMTALPRMTASPRMTAPPRMTATSPMTAPPRMTAPPRMTALSPMTAPPRMTATSPMTAPPRMTALSPMTAPPRMTAPSPMTAPPRTTASPRMTALSPMTAPPRMKAPPRMTATSPMTAPPRMTAPSPMTALSSMTAPPRMKALSP